In Salinisphaera sp. LB1, one genomic interval encodes:
- the purU gene encoding formyltetrahydrofolate deformylase, producing MPRQPTKPTFNIVLPRMSSGCVVSMPKSNADRAFRRIGRPGRDRGSPWAGRRALYIPKEMPVRAHHRFAFLCHRHAMAQSRVLSVDSLRMLGSRGRRLTTTIGRLRNSRISFRDPIINVPSPGRAMSQKLKVKAGTMESRDKYGKAFILNTVCPGRAGTVALISEFLAECDCYIIEMDQHDDSRTGLFFARTMFRVSADRPLSAEFIREEFAERSADWAMDWRLYDPDEPVRTIIMVSKTDHCLLSLLYRQQLGKLNIEITAIVSNHRTLEDTARMYDVPFHYLPVNKDNKIEQEDKLLELMRETDTELLVLARYMQILSEHACDKLHARAINIHHSFLPGFKGAHPYEQAFERGVKVIGATAHYVTANLDDGPIIEQVVERVDNPYSPTDLSDVGRDIETWSLVRAVQLHVERRVFIDGRKTIVFR from the coding sequence ATGCCGCGCCAGCCCACGAAACCGACTTTCAACATTGTATTACCTCGAATGTCGTCTGGTTGCGTTGTATCCATGCCGAAGTCTAACGCGGACCGCGCCTTTCGCCGAATCGGCCGGCCCGGACGCGATCGTGGGTCGCCCTGGGCGGGCCGCCGCGCACTCTATATTCCGAAGGAAATGCCTGTGCGCGCCCATCACCGCTTTGCGTTCCTTTGCCATAGGCACGCTATGGCGCAGTCGCGCGTGTTGTCCGTGGATAGTCTTCGGATGCTCGGCTCCCGAGGCCGGCGTCTGACGACAACAATCGGTCGCCTGCGAAACAGCCGCATCAGTTTTCGCGACCCTATTATTAATGTTCCGAGCCCGGGTCGGGCGATGTCACAGAAACTCAAAGTGAAGGCCGGGACAATGGAAAGTCGGGACAAATATGGCAAGGCATTCATTCTGAACACGGTATGTCCCGGTCGTGCCGGTACCGTGGCGTTGATTTCGGAGTTTCTCGCGGAATGTGATTGCTACATCATCGAAATGGATCAGCATGATGATTCGCGGACCGGTCTGTTCTTTGCCCGTACCATGTTTCGGGTCAGCGCCGATCGGCCGTTATCGGCCGAATTCATCCGTGAGGAATTTGCCGAGCGGTCGGCCGACTGGGCGATGGACTGGCGGCTCTACGACCCCGATGAGCCCGTACGGACCATCATCATGGTGTCGAAGACGGATCATTGTCTGCTCAGCCTCCTGTATCGACAGCAGCTGGGTAAACTCAACATCGAGATCACCGCGATCGTATCCAACCATCGAACGCTCGAGGATACGGCACGAATGTACGACGTGCCGTTCCACTACCTGCCTGTCAACAAGGACAACAAGATCGAACAGGAGGACAAGCTGCTCGAGTTGATGCGTGAGACTGATACCGAGTTGCTTGTTCTGGCCCGTTACATGCAGATTCTTTCCGAGCATGCCTGCGATAAACTGCATGCGCGTGCGATCAATATTCATCACTCGTTTCTGCCGGGTTTCAAGGGCGCGCATCCCTACGAGCAGGCGTTCGAGCGCGGGGTGAAGGTGATTGGTGCGACCGCGCATTATGTCACCGCCAATCTCGATGACGGGCCGATCATCGAGCAGGTCGTCGAGCGGGTGGACAATCCGTACTCACCGACCGATCTGTCCGATGTGGGACGGGATATCGAAACATGGTCGCTGGTTCGTGCGGTTCAGCTTCACGTTGAACGCCGTGTGTTCATCGATGGCAGAAAGACCATCGTGTTCCGCTAG
- the arnA gene encoding bifunctional UDP-4-amino-4-deoxy-L-arabinose formyltransferase/UDP-glucuronic acid oxidase ArnA, translating into MKVVVFAYHDIGCTGIRALVEAGFDIAAVFTHADAPGEVPFFESVARLCARLDIPVHAPEDVNSPFWVEHIRALAPDYIFSFYYRNLLNADILAIPGGGAYNLHGSLLPAYRGRAPANWVLVNGEQRTGVTLHQMIKRPDAGPIVAQREVAIDVDETALSLHRKLNAAAQALLADCLADLRAGRVTLAPQDETAASYFGRRTPADGELDWHLPADRLERLVRAVTAPYPGAFSFAGDRKLWVWEAAVVQTTDQQTPAPGTVVSASPLRIACGENLLEIRSGQASGGLPVGGAQLAREMGLVAGMQLGPRDRTVVRQKPRTKVLILGVNGFIGNHLVERLLADGGYEVYGMDIGTHTIARFLDRPHFHFVEGDIGIHHEWIEYHIKKCDVILPLVAIATPIEYVRNPLRVFELDFEENLRIVRYCVKYGKRIVFPSTSEVYGMCEDDKFDEETSKLVVGPINKQRWIYSTSKQLLDRIIWAYGEKEGLAFTLFRPFNWMGPRLDSLDSARIGSSRAITQLILNLVSGTPIQLIDGGTQQRCFTDIEDGIEALFRIVENKGGRCDGRIINIGNPDNEASIRELAELLVDRFDRHPLRDRFPPFAGLHVTESQAYYGKGYQDVSHRRPSIDNARRLLDWTPTIALEETVEKTLDFFLTGLFEDPNTDD; encoded by the coding sequence GTGAAAGTCGTCGTATTCGCTTATCACGATATCGGTTGTACCGGTATTCGCGCGCTGGTCGAGGCGGGCTTCGATATCGCGGCCGTGTTCACCCATGCCGACGCCCCCGGCGAGGTGCCGTTCTTCGAATCCGTGGCACGCCTGTGTGCGCGGCTCGATATTCCGGTGCATGCCCCGGAAGACGTCAACAGCCCGTTCTGGGTCGAACATATTCGCGCGCTCGCGCCGGACTACATTTTTTCCTTCTACTACCGAAACCTGCTCAACGCCGACATTCTGGCCATTCCGGGCGGGGGCGCCTACAACCTGCACGGTTCGTTGCTGCCGGCCTATCGCGGCCGAGCCCCGGCCAACTGGGTCCTGGTCAATGGCGAGCAGCGCACCGGGGTGACGCTGCACCAGATGATCAAGCGCCCGGATGCCGGCCCGATCGTCGCCCAGCGCGAGGTCGCCATCGATGTCGACGAAACGGCGCTGTCGCTGCACCGCAAGCTCAACGCCGCGGCCCAGGCGCTACTCGCGGACTGTCTTGCCGATTTGCGCGCCGGCCGCGTGACGCTCGCGCCCCAGGACGAGACCGCGGCCAGTTATTTCGGCCGCCGCACACCCGCCGATGGCGAACTCGACTGGCACCTGCCCGCCGATCGGCTCGAGCGACTCGTGCGCGCGGTGACCGCACCCTACCCGGGGGCGTTTTCCTTTGCCGGCGATCGCAAGCTGTGGGTCTGGGAGGCGGCGGTTGTCCAGACCACGGACCAGCAAACGCCGGCCCCGGGAACGGTCGTATCGGCGAGCCCGCTGCGTATCGCCTGCGGCGAAAACCTGCTGGAGATCCGGTCCGGCCAGGCCAGTGGCGGGCTGCCGGTCGGCGGCGCCCAACTCGCGCGTGAAATGGGGCTGGTCGCGGGCATGCAGCTTGGTCCGCGCGACAGAACCGTCGTACGGCAAAAGCCACGCACCAAGGTATTGATTCTTGGCGTCAACGGCTTCATCGGCAATCATCTGGTGGAAAGACTGCTCGCCGATGGCGGCTATGAAGTCTATGGCATGGATATCGGCACCCATACCATCGCCCGTTTCCTGGACCGGCCGCATTTTCATTTCGTTGAAGGCGACATCGGCATTCATCACGAATGGATCGAATATCACATCAAGAAGTGCGATGTGATTCTGCCGCTGGTCGCCATCGCCACGCCGATCGAGTACGTGCGCAACCCGCTGCGGGTGTTCGAGCTGGACTTCGAGGAAAACCTCCGGATCGTGCGTTACTGCGTGAAATACGGCAAACGCATCGTTTTCCCCTCCACATCCGAAGTCTATGGCATGTGCGAGGACGATAAATTCGATGAGGAAACATCCAAGCTCGTGGTCGGCCCGATCAACAAGCAGCGCTGGATCTATTCGACTTCCAAGCAGCTGCTCGACCGCATCATCTGGGCCTACGGGGAGAAAGAGGGGCTGGCGTTCACGCTGTTCCGCCCGTTCAACTGGATGGGGCCGCGGCTGGATAGCCTGGATTCGGCCCGCATCGGCAGTTCGCGCGCGATCACGCAGCTCATCCTCAACCTGGTCAGCGGGACGCCGATTCAGTTGATCGACGGCGGCACGCAGCAGCGCTGCTTCACCGATATCGAGGACGGCATCGAGGCCCTGTTTCGTATTGTCGAGAACAAGGGCGGGCGCTGCGATGGCCGCATCATCAATATCGGCAACCCCGACAATGAAGCGAGCATCCGCGAACTGGCCGAGCTGCTGGTCGACCGCTTCGACCGGCATCCACTGCGCGATCGATTCCCGCCGTTCGCCGGCCTTCACGTGACCGAGAGCCAAGCGTACTACGGCAAAGGCTACCAGGACGTCTCACACCGGAGGCCCAGCATCGACAACGCCCGGCGCCTGCTGGACTGGACGCCCACCATCGCGCTGGAGGAGACCGTCGAGAAAACGCTGGACTTTTTCCTGACCGGGCTCTTCGAAGACCCGAACACGGATGATTGA
- a CDS encoding folylpolyglutamate synthase/dihydrofolate synthase family protein: protein MRFSFTLNAVCSSMAERPSCSARRDASSRPGCRNRRTCTLGACLDVKVRCRIMNSFGALDAGTWIDHYLNDLARAPSSRMRDSPRTALATLLSRHGDPQRGLRVVRIAGSKGKGSTALMLEAMLTQAGWRTGAFVSPHIEHWCERIRVAGGPVPADEFAAVLAELAPDVAALRRRPGSGPDFFEVCLVAALLIFVRRGLDVVIVEAGIGAATDATAVLDAGLAVLTTVEPEHLQVIGPELGDVAREKAGVLAADRTAIIGRLPPVAAREVELRRQAIGARLLWLGQDFHVERDARPSSGQLRYFEPDYELPLTLAPALYWLADNLALAVAAARRIPDITVDERNIANALIDLRLPGRLEHLGDAPIFLADGAHTPASSVLLARMLSEYDVRPRILVVAFSAGHGPDALSPGLWGLADGIVVTQADAARGRDPNDIAGEIEALHCAAAPVHVEVDPTTALRGAARLAGRNGLVCATGSVHLVGRTRAYARERGWSEPEDQSSKQRAGLSGRRGAARPCGGAVHRNPDIPGDGSAQHDVAWVHALRKELSQVDKHHTESESQGAPDGCN, encoded by the coding sequence GTGCGGTTCAGCTTCACGTTGAACGCCGTGTGTTCATCGATGGCAGAAAGACCATCGTGTTCCGCTAGGCGCGATGCATCGTCACGCCCGGGGTGTCGGAATCGTCGAACATGCACTCTCGGGGCCTGTCTTGATGTCAAAGTGCGCTGTCGAATCATGAACTCTTTCGGGGCGCTCGATGCCGGTACGTGGATCGACCACTACCTGAATGATCTCGCCCGAGCGCCGTCGTCCCGGATGCGTGATTCGCCGCGCACCGCCCTGGCTACGTTGCTATCACGCCACGGCGATCCACAGCGGGGCCTGCGCGTCGTGCGTATTGCCGGATCCAAGGGAAAAGGCAGCACCGCGTTGATGCTCGAAGCCATGCTGACTCAGGCGGGGTGGCGCACCGGTGCTTTTGTTTCACCACATATTGAACACTGGTGCGAGCGTATTCGCGTGGCGGGCGGGCCCGTGCCCGCCGATGAATTCGCCGCTGTTCTCGCCGAATTGGCCCCCGATGTGGCAGCGCTGCGCCGGCGACCCGGGAGCGGGCCGGATTTCTTCGAAGTCTGTCTGGTGGCGGCGCTGTTGATATTCGTGCGCCGTGGGCTTGATGTGGTTATTGTCGAAGCGGGCATTGGAGCGGCTACCGACGCGACGGCCGTACTGGACGCCGGTCTAGCGGTGCTGACGACCGTCGAGCCCGAACATTTGCAGGTCATCGGTCCGGAGCTTGGTGATGTGGCCCGCGAAAAGGCCGGGGTGCTTGCGGCCGACCGCACCGCGATCATCGGACGTTTGCCGCCGGTAGCGGCTAGGGAAGTCGAGCTTCGGCGACAGGCGATCGGTGCGCGCCTGCTTTGGCTGGGCCAGGATTTCCATGTGGAGCGCGATGCCCGACCGTCATCGGGCCAACTGCGGTACTTTGAGCCCGATTATGAACTGCCTCTGACGCTTGCACCGGCCCTCTACTGGCTGGCCGATAATCTGGCCCTGGCGGTCGCGGCAGCCCGTCGAATACCCGATATCACAGTCGACGAACGCAACATTGCCAACGCCTTGATCGATCTGCGATTGCCAGGGCGGTTGGAGCACTTGGGCGACGCGCCGATATTTCTGGCCGACGGCGCGCATACGCCAGCGTCCTCGGTGTTGCTGGCCCGGATGCTGTCCGAATACGACGTCAGGCCCCGCATTCTGGTGGTGGCTTTTTCTGCCGGGCACGGGCCCGACGCTTTGTCGCCCGGGCTTTGGGGGCTGGCGGATGGCATCGTAGTCACACAAGCGGATGCAGCGCGTGGTCGTGACCCCAACGATATAGCCGGCGAAATCGAGGCGTTGCACTGCGCTGCGGCACCGGTCCATGTCGAGGTCGATCCGACGACAGCGCTACGCGGGGCCGCAAGATTGGCCGGTCGGAACGGATTGGTCTGTGCCACCGGATCGGTTCATCTCGTGGGCCGAACCCGGGCTTATGCGCGAGAAAGAGGCTGGTCCGAGCCCGAGGATCAAAGTTCGAAGCAACGAGCCGGCTTGTCGGGAAGGCGCGGGGCGGCTCGGCCATGTGGCGGGGCAGTCCATCGAAATCCAGACATACCAGGCGACGGCTCAGCGCAACATGACGTCGCATGGGTTCATGCACTCCGAAAAGAACTGTCGCAAGTTGATAAGCATCACACTGAGTCGGAGTCGCAAGGCGCTCCCGACGGCTGCAACTGA
- a CDS encoding low specificity L-threonine aldolase, with product MSTTKTATTVADDDASSPRFLASDNTSGICPEAMDYLHRANAADDLAYGNDRWTAEASDAFRDLFETDCEVFFVFNGTAANSLVLASLCQSYHSVICHQLAHIETDECGGPEFFSNGSKLLTVPGDSGRITPGGIETTVTKRGDIHYPRPRVVSLTQATEVGTVYDLEQLRAIREVADHHDLRVHMDGARFANACAGLDVSPAELTWRAGVDVLCFSGTKNGLAFGEAVIFFDKRLALDFEYRCKQAGQLASKMRYLAAPWLGLLETGAWLSNARHANAMARRLADGVADLADVKLMFDVQANSVFLEMPAALQNALRARHWTFYTFIGEGGVRFVCSWNTTPELIDSLVADIHQAVVAA from the coding sequence ATGTCCACAACCAAGACCGCTACAACGGTGGCCGACGACGACGCCAGCTCCCCGCGTTTTTTAGCCAGCGATAACACGTCGGGGATCTGCCCCGAGGCGATGGATTATCTGCATCGCGCCAATGCGGCGGATGATCTGGCCTATGGCAACGACCGCTGGACGGCCGAAGCGTCCGATGCGTTTCGCGATCTGTTCGAGACTGACTGCGAAGTGTTCTTCGTGTTCAACGGCACGGCGGCAAATTCGCTGGTGCTGGCGTCGCTGTGCCAGTCGTACCACAGCGTGATCTGTCATCAGCTGGCGCATATCGAGACCGATGAATGCGGCGGCCCCGAGTTCTTCTCCAACGGTTCCAAGCTGCTGACCGTACCGGGCGACTCCGGCCGCATCACGCCCGGCGGCATCGAAACCACCGTGACCAAGCGCGGCGACATTCACTACCCGCGCCCGCGGGTGGTCTCGCTGACGCAGGCCACGGAGGTCGGCACCGTCTACGACCTGGAACAACTGCGCGCGATCCGCGAGGTCGCCGACCACCACGACCTGCGCGTGCACATGGATGGTGCCCGCTTTGCCAACGCCTGCGCCGGGCTGGATGTATCGCCGGCCGAGCTGACCTGGCGCGCCGGTGTCGATGTGCTGTGTTTTTCCGGCACCAAGAACGGGCTGGCCTTCGGCGAGGCCGTGATCTTCTTCGACAAGCGGCTCGCGCTGGATTTCGAATACCGCTGCAAGCAGGCCGGCCAGCTGGCCTCGAAGATGCGCTACCTGGCCGCCCCCTGGCTCGGCCTGCTGGAAACCGGCGCCTGGTTGTCCAACGCACGCCACGCCAACGCCATGGCCCGGCGCCTGGCCGACGGTGTGGCCGATCTGGCGGACGTGAAGCTGATGTTCGACGTCCAGGCCAACAGCGTGTTCCTGGAGATGCCGGCGGCCTTGCAGAACGCGCTGCGGGCCCGCCACTGGACGTTCTACACCTTCATCGGCGAGGGCGGCGTGCGTTTTGTCTGCAGCTGGAATACCACGCCGGAACTGATCGATTCGCTGGTCGCCGATATCCATCAGGCCGTCGTGGCGGCCTGA
- the arnB gene encoding UDP-4-amino-4-deoxy-L-arabinose aminotransferase, translated as MGPDFDSDFLPFSRPSIGEREIEAASAVLRSGWITTGARNQELEALFCQRFGSRHAVVVSSATAGMHVTLAALNISPGDEVITPSQTWVSTINLICLLGARPVFVDVDRDTLMLDAERVEAAITPRTKAVVPVHYAGAAVDIDPIRQRAERHGIAVIEDAAHALGTRYAGRWIGETGTAIFSLHAIKNATCAEGGVVVTDDATLADRVRSLKFHGLGVDAYDRQSHGRKPQAEVIEPGYKYNLADINAAIAIVQLDRLADMNARRAALAARYAEWLARTPLQPLAVPAHTETHAWHLLIVRVDENSCGIDRAGLMRQLQEQGIGSGIHFKAVHRQKYYRERFSGLSLPNTEWNSERLVSLPLFPDMTHTDVDRVGTALNHILDIDRA; from the coding sequence GTGGGGCCAGATTTCGATTCGGACTTCCTCCCGTTCTCCCGCCCTTCGATCGGCGAGCGGGAGATCGAGGCCGCGAGTGCCGTACTGCGCTCGGGCTGGATTACCACCGGGGCCAGGAATCAGGAACTGGAAGCGCTTTTCTGCCAGCGATTCGGCAGCCGCCATGCGGTCGTGGTGTCGTCGGCGACTGCCGGCATGCACGTCACACTGGCGGCGTTGAACATCAGCCCGGGCGATGAAGTCATCACCCCGTCGCAGACCTGGGTATCGACGATCAATCTCATCTGTCTGCTGGGCGCGCGCCCGGTTTTCGTGGATGTCGATCGCGATACGTTGATGCTTGATGCCGAGCGTGTGGAAGCCGCGATCACCCCGCGCACCAAGGCCGTTGTGCCGGTCCATTACGCCGGCGCGGCGGTCGATATCGATCCGATCCGCCAACGGGCCGAGCGCCACGGCATCGCCGTGATCGAGGACGCGGCGCACGCGCTGGGCACCCGCTATGCCGGCCGCTGGATCGGCGAGACCGGAACGGCCATCTTTTCCCTGCATGCGATCAAGAACGCGACCTGCGCCGAGGGCGGGGTCGTCGTGACCGACGACGCCACACTCGCCGACCGGGTACGCAGCCTGAAATTTCATGGCCTGGGCGTGGATGCCTACGACCGGCAGAGCCACGGCCGCAAACCGCAGGCGGAAGTCATCGAGCCCGGCTACAAGTACAACCTGGCGGACATCAACGCGGCCATCGCCATCGTGCAACTCGATCGACTTGCCGATATGAACGCGCGCCGCGCCGCGCTCGCCGCACGTTACGCAGAGTGGTTGGCGCGAACGCCGCTGCAGCCGCTGGCCGTGCCCGCCCATACCGAGACGCACGCCTGGCACTTGTTGATCGTGCGTGTGGACGAAAATAGCTGCGGCATCGATCGCGCCGGCCTGATGCGGCAACTGCAGGAGCAGGGCATCGGCAGCGGCATCCACTTCAAGGCCGTACACCGACAGAAATATTACCGGGAACGCTTCAGCGGCCTGAGCCTGCCGAATACGGAATGGAATTCGGAACGCCTGGTGAGCCTGCCGCTGTTCCCGGACATGACCCACACCGACGTCGACCGCGTGGGCACGGCGTTGAACCACATTCTGGATATCGATCGTGCGTAG
- the arnD gene encoding 4-deoxy-4-formamido-L-arabinose-phosphoundecaprenol deformylase, whose amino-acid sequence MDAGLRIDVDTFRGTRDGVPQLLRTLDKHHLRATFFFSVGPDNMGRHVWRLFKPAFLRKMLRSDAAALYGWPILLAGTAWPGRRIGRGLADVIRSADRAGHEIGLHAWDHHGWQVNVDRRPARWLDQEIERGTRALAEILGRDVDCSATAGWRTTPAVIEAKQRFGFRYNSDCRGHSIFRPRLADHSLGAPQIPVDLPTYDERAGGDVDAAAFNDLVLDRIRPNRLNVYTVHAEVEGGVLADAFDRLLARAHERGIRFRPLGELLPTDIERIPPGRITAGPIEGREGWLAQQAPEDANNDAAE is encoded by the coding sequence ATTGACGCCGGCCTGCGCATCGATGTCGACACCTTTCGCGGCACGCGCGACGGCGTGCCGCAGCTTTTGCGGACGCTGGACAAACACCACCTGCGCGCGACATTTTTCTTCTCGGTCGGGCCCGACAACATGGGCCGTCATGTCTGGCGTCTGTTCAAGCCGGCGTTCCTGCGCAAGATGCTGCGCTCGGATGCGGCCGCGCTGTATGGCTGGCCGATCTTGCTGGCGGGCACGGCCTGGCCGGGGCGCAGGATCGGGCGCGGCCTGGCCGACGTCATTCGCAGCGCCGACCGGGCTGGCCACGAGATCGGCCTGCATGCCTGGGATCATCACGGCTGGCAAGTCAACGTGGATCGCCGGCCGGCACGCTGGCTGGACCAGGAAATCGAACGCGGGACACGGGCGCTGGCCGAGATCCTCGGCCGGGACGTCGACTGTTCCGCCACCGCCGGCTGGCGAACCACGCCGGCCGTGATCGAAGCCAAGCAGCGCTTCGGTTTTCGCTACAACAGCGATTGCCGGGGCCACTCGATCTTCCGGCCACGACTGGCCGACCACAGCCTCGGCGCACCGCAGATCCCGGTGGATCTGCCGACCTACGACGAACGGGCCGGAGGCGATGTGGATGCCGCGGCCTTCAACGACCTCGTATTGGACCGGATCCGCCCGAACCGGCTGAACGTGTATACCGTGCATGCCGAGGTCGAAGGCGGTGTGCTGGCCGATGCGTTCGACCGCTTGCTGGCACGCGCGCACGAACGCGGCATTCGATTCCGCCCGCTCGGCGAGCTGCTCCCGACGGATATCGAGCGCATACCGCCGGGCCGGATCACTGCGGGGCCTATCGAAGGCCGGGAAGGATGGTTGGCACAGCAGGCGCCCGAGGACGCAAACAACGATGCGGCTGAATAA
- the asd gene encoding aspartate-semialdehyde dehydrogenase, whose product MLKVGFVGWRGMVGSVLMQRMLADNDYEGLEPVFFSTSQAGQPGPDIGRDVPALADAKDIAALAEMDVIVTCQGGDYTGEVYGPLRDSGWNGYWIDAASKLRMADDSTIVLDPVNRDVIDAELEKGTKTFCGGNCTVSLMLMSLGGLFERDLIEWMSAMTYQAASGSGATHMRELLNQMGALHDAVKPQLDTPSSAILDIDRDVTATMRGADFPVEQFGYPLAGSALPWIDAPMESGQSKEEWKAGAESNKILGRQDQPIPMDGLCVRIGSMRCHAQAFTIKLKRDIPTAEIEQMLADHNEWVKVVPNDKDATLEHLTAAAVSGTLTVPVGRIRKLAMGGEYLTAYTVGDQLLWGAAEPLKRMLAIIRGQI is encoded by the coding sequence ATGTTGAAAGTCGGTTTCGTGGGCTGGCGCGGCATGGTGGGCTCGGTCCTCATGCAACGCATGCTGGCCGACAACGACTACGAGGGGCTGGAACCGGTCTTCTTTTCCACCTCTCAGGCCGGCCAGCCCGGCCCGGATATCGGCCGCGACGTACCGGCCCTGGCCGACGCCAAGGACATCGCTGCCTTGGCCGAGATGGACGTGATCGTGACCTGCCAGGGCGGCGATTACACCGGCGAGGTGTACGGCCCGCTGCGCGATTCCGGTTGGAACGGCTACTGGATCGATGCCGCCAGCAAGCTGCGCATGGCCGACGATTCGACCATCGTGCTCGATCCGGTCAACCGCGACGTGATCGATGCCGAGCTGGAAAAAGGCACCAAAACCTTCTGCGGTGGCAATTGCACGGTCAGCCTGATGCTCATGAGCCTGGGCGGGCTGTTCGAGCGCGACCTGATCGAGTGGATGTCAGCGATGACCTATCAGGCCGCCTCCGGCTCGGGGGCGACCCACATGCGCGAGCTGCTCAACCAGATGGGCGCGCTGCACGACGCGGTCAAGCCCCAGCTCGACACGCCGTCCTCCGCGATTCTCGACATCGACCGCGACGTCACCGCCACCATGCGCGGCGCGGATTTCCCGGTCGAACAGTTCGGCTATCCGCTGGCCGGCTCGGCCCTGCCCTGGATCGACGCGCCGATGGAATCCGGCCAGTCCAAGGAGGAATGGAAGGCCGGCGCCGAATCCAACAAGATTCTCGGCCGCCAGGATCAGCCGATCCCGATGGACGGCCTGTGCGTACGCATCGGCTCCATGCGCTGTCATGCCCAGGCGTTCACCATCAAGCTCAAGCGCGACATCCCCACGGCCGAGATCGAGCAGATGCTGGCCGACCACAACGAATGGGTGAAGGTCGTGCCCAACGACAAGGACGCCACGCTCGAGCATCTCACCGCGGCGGCCGTGTCCGGCACACTGACCGTACCGGTCGGACGTATCCGCAAACTGGCCATGGGCGGCGAATATCTCACCGCCTACACCGTGGGCGATCAACTGCTCTGGGGCGCAGCCGAGCCGCTCAAGCGCATGCTGGCAATCATTCGCGGCCAGATCTGA
- a CDS encoding glycosyltransferase, translating into MRSRHPIACVSVVIPVFNERPGLEELLRRTLAACEALGRRYEIILVDDGSRDGSPGVLAEAAREHAPVIAVILNRNYGQHAAIMAGFEQARGDLVVTLDADLQNPPEEIGRLVEAADRGYDVIGTVRVDRQDSRARRWASRLINYAAKRSTGVDMHDYGCMLRAYRRHIVEAMLGCHERSTFIPILANSFARDTTEIEVNHEERGYGESKYTPLRLIHLMFDLVTSMTTAPLRLLSILGGVIAFCGFLLAALLIVTRILFGAAWSGNGVFTLFAILFGFVGAQFIAMGLLGEYIGRMYHDVRARPRYFVQEVVRSNAPASQPEGEES; encoded by the coding sequence GTGCGTAGCCGCCATCCCATCGCCTGTGTTTCTGTCGTCATTCCAGTGTTCAACGAGCGCCCGGGGCTGGAAGAACTCCTGCGCCGTACCCTGGCGGCCTGCGAGGCGCTGGGCCGGCGCTACGAGATCATCCTGGTGGACGATGGCAGTCGCGACGGTTCGCCCGGCGTGCTGGCCGAAGCCGCCCGCGAGCACGCGCCCGTCATCGCGGTGATACTCAACCGCAACTACGGCCAGCATGCTGCGATCATGGCCGGATTCGAACAGGCCCGGGGCGATCTCGTGGTCACGCTGGATGCCGACCTGCAGAATCCGCCCGAGGAGATCGGCCGACTGGTCGAGGCCGCCGATCGCGGCTACGACGTCATCGGCACGGTACGCGTGGATCGCCAGGACTCCCGGGCACGGCGCTGGGCGTCGCGGCTGATCAACTACGCGGCCAAACGTTCGACCGGCGTGGACATGCACGATTACGGCTGCATGCTGCGCGCGTACCGTCGGCATATCGTCGAAGCCATGCTGGGTTGCCACGAGCGCAGCACCTTCATCCCGATCCTGGCCAACAGCTTCGCGCGCGATACCACGGAAATCGAGGTCAACCACGAAGAACGCGGCTACGGCGAGTCCAAGTACACGCCGCTGCGCCTGATCCATCTCATGTTCGACCTGGTCACCTCCATGACCACGGCGCCGCTTCGTTTGCTGAGCATCCTGGGCGGTGTGATCGCGTTCTGTGGTTTTCTGCTCGCCGCATTGCTGATCGTGACCCGTATTCTGTTCGGCGCCGCCTGGTCCGGGAATGGTGTTTTCACCTTGTTCGCCATTCTGTTCGGCTTCGTCGGTGCCCAGTTCATCGCCATGGGCCTGCTCGGCGAGTACATCGGACGCATGTACCACGACGTCCGGGCCCGGCCGCGTTATTTCGTCCAGGAAGTCGTGCGTAGCAACGCGCCGGCCAGCCAGCCAGAGGGAGAAGAATCGTGA